The Mastacembelus armatus chromosome 24, fMasArm1.2, whole genome shotgun sequence sequence TGTATTGTAACTCTAAAGTATTACCACTGTAGGTTATAAGTCTTAAAACAAGAAAGTTGCAGGGACTGAACTGAGCAATGGTATAATTCATTTCTTATGGAGTCACCTCCTCATTTTTAAGAAGCCACTTGTGCTATTTCTTATTATCTTAACCTTAAATTGTTGGTTTAAATCACTTATGCAACTTCAATCACAGATAGCAAGCACTATGAGCAACACTCAGGTTTAGACATAGTTCTGTCATTTCAAAGAACTGCATGCAGTTCTCAATTTTAGTTCTCTTGCATTTATATGTATGCATTGTTGTGGAAAAACACTTGGCAGAAACAGAAGCCTTTTGATGACGAGAAGTGTGAGGTAAGCATCCCCCTGCACCGTCTCTCActcccccacacacactgtcactctttgtctctcacacaACCCAGTGATCcacaaaacactgtgacagCCTACTTGCACTCCTGTAGACAgctcccaacacacacacgcactatCACACATCCATGTACACACAGCAATTAATACATCCATTTGACAGAGACACTTGGGAAGCCTCTGCTAATCCATTATATATTGTAAACTGTTGATGCACATGTGGAGATATTCATAAATCCTGTTAACTCCATGCTAACTATGTTTATTAATTTGTATGTAGATTAGATACTAGTGCTCCTTAAAGACAAACGTACGTAAACATGATTTTCAAAATTTTGAGATGGTACCGTCAGCGTGATTTTTCGTAATGCATTGGCCATGTCTATAGTATTTCAATTACAGAACATCAAATCAATTTTTAGccataataatataaaattaagCTTTCTTTTTGCTAAAGCTATAAAAAATACTTACCTTGGTTTGTCTGTTGGTTTTCAGAATACTAGTCATGTGATACAGGCCATAGGTCACATTTTTGCCTCCAGTTATTAGACGAAAACGTGACCTATTTATACCCCTGGCAAGCTATTTTGAAGTACTAGGCCATTGAAGGGTGGCAGAGATGaattaggtttttattttattattgttattgtacaCCTTTCAATATTAGCAAGACATGTTACCTTCAAAGATCTATTCAGATACATCATTCATACTgcagatttcatttttaaatggacACAAATGCCATTTTTCTCCTCAGTAACTCAACAACCCATTATACAAGCTGAAAACTAATTCTTACTTTTCTGTACATTTATTCAAatcaaaaactgtaaatgtcatttacagAAGTATTGTGCCTCTAAATTCGTTACTTTGTAGAAGACCCTTTGTCTTGTTGGTAAGGCTTCTACAAGCTTTGCACATTTGATTTGAGCAAGAAGACCCTTTTTTTCCTGGTAGATCCGGTCATGCTCAGTCAGACTGAATGGAAAGCACTGTAAAACAGCCATCTTCAGGTCACTCCTGTTCTGTGGGGTATAAGTCTGGGTTTTGGCTGGGCCACTCAAGAACAGTCGGAAATGTGTCATGAGGAAAAGCTTTGTCTTACATGGATGCTTCAAATCACTGTCATCCTGAAAGGTGTACCATCACTTCAGTCTCAGGTCATGTACATTCTAGAGCAgccttttcttttgctttctgtgTTCAGCTGCATTCATCCTTTCCTCAATTCTGACCAGCCTCTCTGTCCCTACTGACAACCAATGTGATGTGGCAACCAACATGCTTTACCATAGGCATGATATGAGCCAGGTGATGAGAAGTAGCAGTCGCTAGACACAGTGCTTGGAGATCTGGCTGCTTTACTCAGGTTGGATGGATGGTCAACTCTAGGAAGttgtctttaaatgtctttaatttCACAGTTACTGAGGACattgtgctcctgggaacactcaaAGCTTCATGAAAGGTTTATACTTTTGCCCTGGTCTATGTCTTTTTATCACATAGCTCTCCGGAGAGTCCCTTTGACTCCATGGTTTACACAGGTCTGTGTCTTCACTCCTAATGGGTTAGTACGTCCAGTCAATTCAATTTTCCAAAGGTAGACTCTAATTCAAATTTTAGACACAACTAAAGGTAAATTGAACAGGATGCACACAGTTTTGAGTGCCACAGCAAATGGTCTGAACGCCTTCAGAATTAAAGATCTGAGTCATTGATTTGCAAAATGACATTTGCAAAAGAATCAGAAAatctttttccactttgtcatGATGGGTTATTTAGTGCACGTTAACGGGTAAAAATGGCAACTTTATCCACTTATgttaaatctacaacacaataCAGTGTGCAAAAAGTCAAGGGACCTGAATAGTTTCTGAAGCAAgtacatttttctttgaatgacaacaaaacattttaaataatgctGGTTAAAACAATGATTTTTACATCTCTTTCAGACAGTTCTCTTTAGCAAACAAGAGATATTGTATGTGCCACCTTCACTGCTAATTAATCTTTACAGTCACAGTTCTACACTTGCTGCATCTCAAATCTGTGTGTGGGGTGTTTTTCTGTGGCAATCCTTGATGACACGATGTGTAACAAAGAGCAGCTGTGCAAAATGTGATTATGCCAAATAATTTTATCTAGATGAAACTGATGCATTCATAAAGTAATCCTTTAAAAGCCTGTTTTCCCTAGCTCCTATCATACTGTTACAATCCCGCAGCATTAGTTGGACACTAGGAGCACAAAGATTCTGCCAATTTGGATACGCCCCAAGTCCCACAATGGTCAGCAGTGCCATTTGATGTTCATGTGGAGCTACACAGTAACATCAACTGCTAGCAGAAAAGGCACAATATAGAAATCTGTTGATCTAGCTTTGCAAACCAGTCATCTGATTTATGCCAGACTGTGAACCACAGTGCAGTGACTCACATTAAATTGAATATAACCTCTAGCCATTTACAACCTGCAGACAAAGATAACAAGAATGTGCTTAGTTCTTCCAATACAGGCAGAATAAATCTACTTGGTCCATGTCAATTTGTAAGAAAAAGCAAACCATTTTCTTCAGGTACAGCAGAGGATATTCATACATTTACATCAGCTGTTGAACTTCTCAAGCCCTCAGTACTGTCCTCTTTCAGTGGCCATTAGAGCTGCTAATTCAGTGCCAAGTTCTGAAAGAACTGGCAGGGGCATAACGTCTAAACTGGGTAGTAATGTCTAAAATGGAAATGAGCTCTTGTGTATCCTCACAGTGTTTGAGGTCAGTGCCCCTTTTAGCttctgctgaaaaaaaataaaaaaactgctGACCTCCTGATCACACAATCAGTTCAACTgctacaaaaatacaaataaataccaATTTCAAATCCACATAATTTACAAAGAGGCAAACGATATTTATACATAATTCCCCTTTCAAGTACATTTGCTGAgataaaagctaaaaacaaataaaaatggtgACCCCAAAGTATGCTGCAAATTTTACCCCACTGCCCAAAAAACAATCATCCTATGAGCAGACAGCTCCCTCTGGTGGCTCAATATCACACATGATATACAGAGGCactatatttataaatacacacacacacacacaatatagctgtttgtgtgtgtactaacCAAGTTGGAGTGAAGTCTCGGTGTAGTAATATCCATCTTCTTGCTTCTTTTTCAACATGGAACAAAGATCCACCCGCTCCACCATCTGGTCTCCAAAACACCTGAGCGTTGCAGTGAGAgaataaaatgagtttgacaaaGTGTAGTGACAAACAACAAAGTGTTGATGCCTGTATAGTGACGGCAGATGTTAATCATTGCAGCTGTTTCACAGCTATTCCTTTACTAGAAGTGATGAATTAATTTAGCTCCATGGCCACTGCACTTACTATAGAGTACTGActctaaaaaaaacagtgagtaTGTGTCTGCCCAAACATTTGGCTCACCATATGAAAAACAAGCACCTACTTGTTGGTATAGTTGGAGTAGAGGGCTGGGTCCACACGTTTAATACCCTGCAAGAGACCAAGAGAAACGCTGTTTATGTCACGTTCATCACTTTTTTaggacacacacattcatttctgACACACAGAGGGGTTAAAgaaacagacatgcagacacacagagactgaTGGAAGACATGAACACCAACCAGCAGGCGCCAAGCAGAATAAGATGTCATCAGGTGTCAAAGGGAAAAAAGACAGATGCTGTCCTTCCCTTGCCTCTCCCCTCACGACACTTACTCTTCTCTGCTTGtcttcctgtcctctccttGACCACCTCTTCCCTTGTATCTTCATCCATATCATACCCATTCCCTAATAAACTCcatgttattttatatatgttatCCTAATACATCCCAACATAAGAGTTGTCTGTTAGCCTTACATCATGAACTGTAAGTTAGAAACTGCCAATTTTCTCCCTAAATACTGCAGCAAGCATGCTATTTCCCACTGGCAGTTTCCACTAGTTGGAACAATAATTTGGCATCCAGTGGAGGTCACATTTTACAGCCGCTGAGAGGTGAGAGGAATAAAAAGGATGGCTGGGGACAAAGGAGTCACACCAGCTGTTTGGCAGTTCTGTCAAAGTCAGCTGTAACAAGAAAGCAAGCGAATTTGGAAATGAAAGCATCAAAAAGCATTATGCATGAAAATGTTTCAGCAAATCATGATTATGTAACAATTTTGGTATAATTAGAGCAGGTGAAACTATTTTGGCTTttctattaaaacaaaaatgttgtgCCAGTGCAGCCTTATGTAACTACAGCTATTGGGGAATTATATAACTTACTATTCATGTGATCACTTGGTCACTAtactcaaaaaacaaaacaacaacaaaacaaaaaaaaaaaaccccaacaacatattttaaaacatgtgcGTTAATAAAGTATTAGGCTCGGTTTGGTTGATGTTTGACATCCTAGTGTGGACGTACCTCCATTTACACAGGAAAGTACTAAAGTACCATGATACTTTGATTATTCTGCCAATGCAACACGATCATAAAAGAGTATAAGAATGCAATCACAATCTGTCAAACACTGGTGGTGAAAGATCTGTTGGACCAAtaattatgtttatttgtatttgataTTGAATGTACACTTTTTATCAATAGCTTTACCCAgaatgtctgtgtctgtaagCAGAGACGGGCATACCTGGGATCGCAGTTTTGACGCCCTGGATAGCTTCATAACGGTCAGGTGGGCTTCAAACCCACGACTGTCTCCTTGCAGAAGACCCTGCTCCCTGAAACGGTCTCGCAGCAATTCTgcaaatcagtttttaaaactcTATAAATTATataagcaaacattttattgattagGCAAAACAAGAAGACGATAAATTTATGTAACACTAAATATTATCAAATAGAGAAAGGAGGGATGTGAGGGTTGGAATATTTTTTATGCGCATCAGGAGTATACTGTTCATCCACATCTATTTCCTCACAATTAACTATCTCAAATTCCCTTTATGGACCTCTAGAAAACCCACAATGGAAGACACAAATAGTTCAGACAGACGGCTGAGAATGTCTGTCAGAGGATGGTCATAGGCTTTTTTCTCACATATCACTGTAGCACACAGCTAAAGAGAGAGATACATGAACAAGGGCATGAGAACAAAAGACAAGCTTCAAGGACAGACACACgcaaagatgcacacacaccaactgACAAGGTTTATAGGAAAACCAGAGAGGTATTTTTAGAAGAGGAGCtctacagagagagaaaggttaGTATATAATCAATAACAGTGGTGGCAAGAACAGACGGGAGGATAGGAGAGTCTGACTTCCTTCCTTATCCTTTACTcttccaacaacaacaatgcctgttctttctgtttgtgattttgttttgtcaagTATGTTTCAATTttcatgtcagaaaaaaaataataaataaaactttaaagatGAAATTACTTTGAGCCATTCCTTATTAAGACCCCTTGTTAAAAGCTAACTTACGAGGACTGAAGAAGATTTAGTCGACATCATATCACGTCATACAAACTACACAgaattgctgctgtttttaactgttttgttctgtttcaaattcaaaacatcAAGATGAAATAAGTAATGTAATAAGATGTAAAACTGCTTCTATTAATACTTTCTCTGCATGCTTCAGATTTGCTGCAGTACATGCTTAAATCACTCAAGGGCTTAGGGTTTGCGACGTTTGACTGGGCCAGCTTTGGAGGGTCTTCCCCTTACGTCTGTTGAGAGGCACAAAGACTTTGATGGAACAATGTAAatccaatcagaagctgcaattCACACATCTTGAAAAAGAAGGACTTGACCACTTTCATTAACGTTCTCCACTAAATTAGTATGAAAAGTTAATCACTGCTTTTTTACCTGATTACCAATGAAAACTTTTAAAGATCCTCTTGTCTCTTAAGAGCCACAGACTTAGccagaaaaagataaaaacaaaacctcctTTGAACTCTGATAGCTGAGGTAATTATGAAGAAACTTGGCCCCTGTAGCTCTATCTCTCTAAAAGATTAATTTACTGCCTTTCCCTTTTTATATCAAGCCCCGAGATAAAATGGCTTTTGGGATTTGTCTCAGCTTGGCAGTGACTAATGTGACAAATGTAGTATTTTCTTGGATCTGAGCAGTTAATACACTGGATGGGCAACTAGACAATCACGCAACAGCAGAATCTAAACATGCTGCACTTATTCTGTATGTTCGgacaatttaatatttatttatgaacaTTAGCAGGTCTCTTAGACCTCAACACAGAGAGCCAAGACATTatggctcacacacacacacacattaatagtGTCCATCGATTTCTGTCTGAGTGTGCACAAATTCATGTGTCTGCTTTTAGGGATAACAAATTTTTTTTCGATTTAGCTAATGGAAATAGGCAGTATTAAGTGAATGTGAGCTCATATactctgtgtgcgtgtgagtgtttTGTCACAAGAGCAACGGAGCGAGAATCCTCTTAGAAATGTTGGCTTATTGTTGTTGCCAAAggcacaacacaaaaacatacacgCAACTGCTTCTGCAAACACCCccacaaatatacagtactgacacacaaacaacaaatgtaAGAGCAGAAATGTAACCACATAATAATCACAGgtatatatacaaacacaggTAAGGTGAAAAGAAATTAAGTAAAATAAGAATGGgacagagaaaagcaaacaCATGCTCCATTTTTTGACCAAATCTTCTTATGCTGGTTTAATAAAGGATGTGGCTATTTTAAAAATCTAGAGTTTCCTATCACACAGCACAATCTGTGCTCTTTAATTAGGTACTTGATATGGGCCGAGGTCTGGTTGAACCACATTTTGGCAGTCTTACACTAGTGCTTATCGCTTACCGTAACAGCTCTACAGTTTAACCTGTTCTCCAGGTCCTTCCAGGACAAAGTTCAGGCTTAGCCCAGCTATGAACTGCTAGCCCACCATCTTACCAATAACAACCCTCAGAATGTAAACCGACAAGCTCCTATAGCTGTTTTACCTGCAACTTCACATTAAAAACCCCACAGCAGCGAACATTTAACCTGTTAAAGTGTcttttagaaagaaaacaaatcctCTACCCAGGATCCTCAGCTGACCCCAGCTCAGCCATCTCACCGGAGATACACAACTACTGCATCACTGTGAttgtcaaaaatgtaatttattttatactCTGCTAAATTGCAGCCTATATATACACAATTACAGATGAGTTTGAAAATAACAGAGGAGTAAAAATCTGACCTGCCAGGCtgtccagtgtgtgtctgtgttgcccGGGGGCCAGCTCAACAAACACCACCTCCTTCCTGAAATGACCGATGCCTGAGAAGGGCAGCACCAGATCCTGCCCACCCAGCAGCTCAGCCAATGCTGGCTCAATCTGAGCCAGCACCGTTGCCGCCCTAAAAGAAAATATACGCATGAATATtcacagaacacacactgtctcacacacacttaatcctctctcttcctccctctcatATTACATAACGAGAATCTAGTGATTACTAATGACACAATTTTCTACTTGATGTAGATTACGCATTGGTATCATCACATAACATGGCTCTATCATTTCCAGCACACTAAAAGGTTAGAATGATAACTTCACTCTGAAACACTCATTCTTAAGCCCTACATAAAAATTAATAGTCAACGTGgataatttgttttcatttgcttaAAATCACATAACTTGCTTGAATTTATCCACTTCCTTTTCCATTTCTAAGCAATATATGAGTTAGAAGTGCCGTTTTAccttaacaaataaaaacaaagcatgtaATGTTTGGGAATATGAAATGTAAACTCTAAAAAATTCTAGCCTCTTTTACAGAATCCAAAACTATAAATTCATAATTGGCCAGTTTTTCAGGAAGTGCCAAAAGTAAGAGCTAAGAGAGAAGCTGCATGTAACACAACATATTTACTGCTGGTACAAAACATGCTACCTGACCTGTGATGTTATGACAATGTATTGAATCAGACAGACTGAATCAAAcaacataattttattttactctatTCTATCCTTAATCACACAACATACTGACAACGTTACAGTAACTGCAAAATGATATCGAACAGCACAGGTCTGTGTatgtaaatatgcaaatcaAAAAGCAGCTAATTatcttattttactttaacaaTCAGGAAGCTGCCTAGAGGTGCTATACCCGAGAATACACGAGTGCATCCTTTGCTGTCTGTTGCAGATTGACATGCACCTTTAAAGGAAATCAGTCTGTGATTGGACGCTGCACATTAAGGATCAAAGGAAAGGACATTTCATGTCTCTTAAAATGAGTTTCCCAGCTTTTCTGTCCTTGCATTTTTTCCTTCTTACGTGGATGGGACTAAGACACAAGGAAAAGCTATGAGGAAAACAGGGAGGCTCCTAGTGGATCTGGGATTAACCAAAACCATCCTTGGCACAGGACAGTGTAATGCATGTAAGACACACATCATGTTTGCTGTGGCTCTGAGAGATTTCGTACTGGCTGTTCTGTTTGAACATTTAGCTTTTCATGGTGTGCATTTTTCctgtggtttgtgtttattaagCGGCACAGTTTATAACACACATTACAGggttgctgtgtgtgcatgtttgtgtatatgttggTAAGTGCACTCACAGATCTACTTGCTCCTGATTGGCTAGATGAGTGACTAACAGCGTGATGTGGAGAGTTGGGACTGGGATCATGGCTTTGGCCAACCGTGGCTCCTGCTGAAGCACCGCCTCTTGAACCTCAACCACAGCTGACTTTATCTGTATTGGACAAATACACTTTCAGCAATCAGCGGTGGTGAGTTACAAAAAGGCAGATACTGTCACATACAGTAAGTGGTCATTGCTTCTTGTCCTTCCAACAACTATTTTAGTATGGGTgagaagaggaaagcagatgAGGCAATGAGGCATTACCATTGGGTAAATCAGGtgagctttttttctttcattaattATTTAGACTTTAGTGTCATCAGTCATCAGATAATTGagatttgatctttttttttcctgtgtcaaGTGTCAAACAGAATTCATCAACAGTTTGGAGAAGCTCTTCTCTGCTCTTAGCTCTTCTCAGGAACAGGAGaattcaaatattcaaaacaaataatGCCCTTACTGAACCATAAAGAAAGATCTGAATTATGcgccaattttttttttcttgatttgtttgtgtcatcaatgtattatattatgtgtgaaaatgaacttgaaatgtccttaagataaaaaaaaacatcacagtgaaaatattGCTGGATTTAGGTCTTTTGATTAAAAGTCTTGAGGGTAAAGTTTTTGACACTCATATTTGATAAGTACCTAGTTTAGCTTCCTAACATCACAGCTCCTGAACAGAATGTTTTTTTGGCTGCCGAGTAGAGAAGCTCTGTTGTCGAACCACATGTGAATGCATCACCAGGAATCACATATcaaactgtgattttaacatGATTGAAACTCCAAAAATATGTAGCTTTGACAGATACTAGCAAGGACTTTCATGAAAGTGTAAAAGCTTAATTgaacatgtttcactgtaacATGATTTTGATTATGTATTAAAATGAACGGAAATCAATGAGCCCCTGGAAAGTGACTGTGAAATGGCTGTCAGGATTTATTGTGCAAAATCACTACAGTGGTCTTTTAAAGACATCGATTCCTGTGCAAAAACTTCAACAAAAGTAAGTAGCATTTTCTGATAAACTGGGTGGGATATTCAGAAGTTCCTTTAAAGACACAAGTGGTGAAAGGTAGAGAACTTACCTGTGTGTTAGTGATGGGGATGGAGACAAAGTAATTGGGTCGCTggctctgtttcttttttttcttcttctctccatcctcctcacTGTCTACTCGCCCTCCACTGTCtcccctcttcctttttttctgtgctgACTCTGGGTTAGTGACTAGAGAGGATAGGCAAACACGTTTAAAACCCAAATACACTCATTaatataaactgccagaaatACAAGAAACTGGCCAGACTCTGAACCAAAATGTCACAGCACAACTTTGTTTTTGAGACCTGTCAGCCTTTAACCctctactgtaaaaaaaaaaaaaaacttttattgaaAGTTACAATTGTAAGAATATACATACATCCTAGCTCCTTCCATGTAGTTGGACTGGTCAGAGCGAATGGGAGCTCTGACATTAAGTTGTATGAAGTTTCTGCTGATTTGAGCTTTTTCTTCATCAactttctcctctccctcctcatctTACTCTTTGCCTTTTTTCCAGGTAACCTTGAAGGAGCCGCTAAGAACAAAATACAGCACACATACTGAATGTGTATGAACATGGATGCAAAACACAAGTTTGACCATCCCTTAAATTACTGATACTTACATTCACTAAAATGTAGACAACTACAAAGTCATTGTGCTGCACATTAAGAGACAGATATGCTATTGCATATCTACTTTGAGATGTATGTGCATTGCAATTACATAATTATAACATCGCAATGTGGGAAAATatggatataaaaaaaatgacttatggtagttaatgttttttttttgcatcaatATGAAAAAGTACCttgattatttaatttaatttccatGAAACTTTCTACATAGGTCAAAAAAAGATATCCATACCTGGTTATTTATTCATAAGCAGCTTTAGCTGATATTCCAGAAAAGTTActatattaatttatattaaataatttattctaTTGGAATACTGCTTCTCTTGTATATGAGACACTGTATCTCTATGAGAattcctggttaaataaagacAGTTGGGTGGACACTGaacttaaaatatacatattacaATATAAAATTACATATTCTGATAGATGGCTGGAGAAGTAGAAAAGCTGCTAGAGTATTCGTTGGAAATACTGTCCAACTAGCAAAAAGTGGCATTGTGCCATTTGagttttttacatttgcattgtATTGCAAATTCTGCAAATTCAGTCATTATCTCAGGTGGTCTACTCACTTGACATAGTGGAAGTGCTGGTGCCTGCCACCCCTTGCTGGACCACCTGGCCTGGAGACATCATTTTGCTCTCCAGATTCTCACTTTCTATCCCACTCTCCTGCCCAAccacaccatcatcatcatcaccaccacaacacttctcctcctcctcctcatcctctgagCCAACAGCAGTGGTCTCTTTGCCGTGGGACATACTGGCTGAATGCATATTACGCACGGTTAGCTGATACAAACAGGGCTGTGCTATAACCTGGAACAACAAGTGGTAATTTATCCTGATGACAACATTAGATTGCCATTACTATGTGTCTTTTCAGGACTTTTTTTTACCTTCAATCCAAACCGGTGTGTAGATGGCTTAAGGGTGCTGAGTGTATGGCAGTGGCTGGTGGGTGACAGTTTCCGAGACCACAATTCATTGACAACAAAAATCCTCTGTAAtgttaaacacacactttttgaaAGCGATGACCTGAGGCTCAACCAGACGCAGCCGAGGAGCATGACACACAGGCATTAGTAACAAACTTTAGATACCGTCCAATTTGACGTTAAAAGCCGAATAGCTAATTATGCCTAACCTAGCcgcaaaaaagaaaatatagcCTACGTCTGTCTGAAAGGCAGGTAGATTATCGTCGCCACAAGTAAATCCCAGATAAAGACTTTCTGTCCCTGTAACCACGCTGCAAAACATCTGTGGagttagctgttagctaacTGTTAGCCCGCGGTCTCTAACGGGGTTCTGCTGCTAATTAATAAAACTAAGAGAACACCGGAATATCATATTGGCAACTTGTAATTATGTTGTTGCTAGAAAACCCGCGTTTTTGCCTGtttctgacagaaaaatgttatactaaaatatagaaaataagacTCCAAGTAACGCGCTAATTTTGGACTACCGACCGGAAGTTGTTTAATTTGTAAACAATGTCAAACTTCCGGTCTAAAATTTGAGTCCCAAAATAgcttcttttcaaaataaaaggaaccTGGACTTTAACAACAATGTTGGAACAACTAAATAATTT is a genomic window containing:
- the akap7 gene encoding A-kinase anchor protein 7 isoform X2, whose amino-acid sequence is MLLGCVWLSLRSSLSKSVCLTLQRIFVVNELWSRKLSPTSHCHTLSTLKPSTHRFGLKVIAQPCLYQLTVRNMHSASMSHGKETTAVGSEDEEEEEKCCGGDDDDGVVGQESGIESENLESKMMSPGQVVQQGVAGTSTSTMSTAPSRLPGKKAKSKMRRERRKLMKKKLKSAETSYNLMSELPFALTSPTTWKELGFTNPESAQKKRKRGDSGGRVDSEEDGEKKKKKKQSQRPNYFVSIPITNTQIKSAVVEVQEAVLQQEPRLAKAMIPVPTLHITLLVTHLANQEQVDLAATVLAQIEPALAELLGGQDLVLPFSGIGHFRKEVVFVELAPGQHRHTLDSLAELLRDRFREQGLLQGDSRGFEAHLTVMKLSRASKLRSQGIKRVDPALYSNYTNKCFGDQMVERVDLCSMLKKKQEDGYYYTETSLQLGGRRRSEPDEAELLRVSKRLVEDAVNRALQQYKQETLQNGGGPNATAVQPPGNTEETATKTDTTANSTTDNRK
- the akap7 gene encoding A-kinase anchor protein 7 isoform X1: MLLGCVWLSLRSSLSKSVCLTLQRIFVVNELWSRKLSPTSHCHTLSTLKPSTHRFGLKVIAQPCLYQLTVRNMHSASMSHGKETTAVGSEDEEEEEKCCGGDDDDGVVGQESGIESENLESKMMSPGQVVQQGVAGTSTSTMSTAPSRLPGKKAKSKMRRERRKLMKKKLKSAETSYNLMSELPFALTSPTTWKELGFTNPESAQKKRKRGDSGGRVDSEEDGEKKKKKKQSQRPNYFVSIPITNTQIKSAVVEVQEAVLQQEPRLAKAMIPVPTLHITLLVTHLANQEQVDLAATVLAQIEPALAELLGGQDLVLPFSGIGHFRKEVVFVELAPGQHRHTLDSLAELLRDRFREQGLLQGDSRGFEAHLTVMKLSRASKLRSQGIKRVDPALYSNYTNKCFGDQMVERVDLCSMLKKKQEDGYYYTETSLQLDLVQSPLRAKRSSGRRRSEPDEAELLRVSKRLVEDAVNRALQQYKQETLQNGGGPNATAVQPPGNTEETATKTDTTANSTTDNRK
- the akap7 gene encoding A-kinase anchor protein 7 isoform X4, which gives rise to MSHGKETTAVGSEDEEEEEKCCGGDDDDGVVGQESGIESENLESKMMSPGQVVQQGVAGTSTSTMSTAPSRLPGKKAKSKMRRERRKLMKKKLKSAETSYNLMSELPFALTSPTTWKELGFTNPESAQKKRKRGDSGGRVDSEEDGEKKKKKKQSQRPNYFVSIPITNTQIKSAVVEVQEAVLQQEPRLAKAMIPVPTLHITLLVTHLANQEQVDLAATVLAQIEPALAELLGGQDLVLPFSGIGHFRKEVVFVELAPGQHRHTLDSLAELLRDRFREQGLLQGDSRGFEAHLTVMKLSRASKLRSQGIKRVDPALYSNYTNKCFGDQMVERVDLCSMLKKKQEDGYYYTETSLQLDLVQSPLRAKRSSGRRRSEPDEAELLRVSKRLVEDAVNRALQQYKQETLQNGGGPNATAVQPPGNTEETATKTDTTANSTTDNRK
- the akap7 gene encoding A-kinase anchor protein 7 isoform X3, producing the protein MHSASMSHGKETTAVGSEDEEEEEKCCGGDDDDGVVGQESGIESENLESKMMSPGQVVQQGVAGTSTSTMSTAPSRLPGKKAKSKMRRERRKLMKKKLKSAETSYNLMSELPFALTSPTTWKELGFTNPESAQKKRKRGDSGGRVDSEEDGEKKKKKKQSQRPNYFVSIPITNTQIKSAVVEVQEAVLQQEPRLAKAMIPVPTLHITLLVTHLANQEQVDLAATVLAQIEPALAELLGGQDLVLPFSGIGHFRKEVVFVELAPGQHRHTLDSLAELLRDRFREQGLLQGDSRGFEAHLTVMKLSRASKLRSQGIKRVDPALYSNYTNKCFGDQMVERVDLCSMLKKKQEDGYYYTETSLQLDLVQSPLRAKRSSGRRRSEPDEAELLRVSKRLVEDAVNRALQQYKQETLQNGGGPNATAVQPPGNTEETATKTDTTANSTTDNRK